One part of the Leucobacter triazinivorans genome encodes these proteins:
- a CDS encoding DUF2130 domain-containing protein gives MHEINCPHCGRAFAVDEAGYAEILKQVRDSEFEQQLHERLELAERDKLNALELAKTAAAAELERAAAAKDAEIQHLRAELDAGATAQRLAVAEALGTVEKERDALANELEQARQDSQAAGELAEAKLAAELQRAAAAKDAQLQELRAKLESVELAQRLALAEAVGAVERERDELQSGLARAELEKRLAEQALKERYETQLQDREVEIERLRDMKARLSTKMIGETLELHCENTFNRSRAMAFPNAYFEKDNDASSGSKGDYIFRDYDPEGIEIVSIMFEMKNEADTTATKKRNEDFLRELDKDRTEKGCEYAVLVSLLEPDSDYYNDGIVDVSHRFPKMYVVRPQFFLPLITLLRNGALNALTYKAELEQVRAQNIDITNFEDELDAFKGAFGRNYELASRKFHSAIDEIDKAIARLQKVKDELLGSERNLRLANDKAQGVTIKKLTRKNPTMAAKFAELEAGAGAGAGAAADGRAERNTRA, from the coding sequence ATGCACGAGATCAACTGCCCGCACTGCGGGAGGGCGTTCGCCGTCGACGAGGCGGGCTACGCCGAGATCCTCAAACAGGTGCGCGACAGCGAGTTTGAGCAGCAGCTGCACGAGCGCCTCGAGCTCGCGGAGCGGGACAAGCTGAACGCGCTCGAGCTGGCGAAGACCGCCGCCGCGGCCGAGCTCGAGCGCGCGGCCGCCGCGAAGGACGCCGAGATCCAGCATCTGCGCGCCGAACTCGACGCGGGTGCGACCGCGCAGCGGCTCGCCGTCGCCGAGGCCCTCGGCACCGTGGAGAAGGAGCGCGACGCGCTCGCGAACGAGCTGGAGCAGGCTCGGCAGGACTCGCAGGCCGCGGGTGAACTGGCCGAGGCGAAGCTGGCGGCCGAGCTGCAGCGGGCGGCCGCGGCGAAGGACGCGCAGCTGCAGGAGCTGCGGGCGAAGCTGGAATCCGTCGAACTCGCTCAGCGGCTGGCGCTCGCCGAGGCCGTGGGCGCGGTCGAGCGCGAGCGCGATGAGCTGCAGAGCGGGCTGGCCCGGGCCGAGCTGGAGAAGCGGCTCGCCGAGCAGGCGCTGAAGGAGCGATACGAGACCCAGCTGCAGGACCGCGAGGTCGAGATCGAGCGGCTGCGCGACATGAAGGCGCGGCTGTCGACGAAGATGATCGGGGAGACGCTCGAGCTGCACTGCGAGAACACCTTCAACCGCTCCCGGGCGATGGCGTTCCCGAACGCCTACTTCGAGAAGGACAACGACGCGAGCTCCGGCAGCAAGGGCGACTACATCTTCCGCGACTACGATCCCGAGGGCATCGAGATCGTCTCGATCATGTTCGAGATGAAGAACGAGGCCGATACCACCGCCACGAAGAAGCGGAACGAGGACTTCCTGCGAGAACTCGACAAGGACCGCACGGAGAAGGGGTGCGAGTACGCGGTGCTCGTCTCGCTGCTCGAGCCCGACAGCGACTACTACAACGACGGCATCGTCGACGTCTCGCACCGGTTCCCCAAGATGTACGTCGTGCGCCCGCAGTTCTTCCTGCCCCTCATCACGCTCCTGCGCAACGGCGCGCTCAACGCCCTCACCTACAAGGCCGAACTCGAGCAGGTGCGGGCGCAGAACATCGACATCACGAACTTCGAGGACGAGCTCGACGCGTTCAAGGGCGCCTTCGGGCGCAACTACGAGCTGGCGTCGCGAAAGTTCCACAGCGCGATCGACGAGATCGACAAGGCGATCGCCAGGCTGCAGAAGGTGAAGGACGAGCTGCTGGGCTCCGAGCGCAACCTGCGTCTGGCGAACGACAAGGCGCAGGGCGTCACGATCAAGAAGCTCACCCGCAAGAACCCGACCATGGCGGCCAAGTTCGCCGAACTCGAGGCCGGCGCCGGCGCCGGCGCCGGCGCCGCTGCCGACGGGCGAGCAGAACGGAACACGCGCGCATGA
- a CDS encoding DEAD/DEAH box helicase yields the protein MNLGSILDAGSFDEADEAFAAFEEWAWEDRGLRLYPAQEEAILGIALGSNVILATPTGTGKSLVAMGAHFIALAEGRRTVYTAPIKALVSEKFFDLVEVFGAENVGMVTGDTSINSEAPILCCTAEILANLAIRDRTAGGVTQVVMDEFHFYAEPERGWAWQVPLLLMHEAQFLLMSATLGDVTELAADLTRRTGRDTALVTGVERPVPLSFAYRVAPVHEVVEQLVEDRETPAYLVHFNQSHAVEQAQALASIRIVDRAGRDEIAEAIGGFRFSTGFGTTLSRLVRGGIGVHHAGMLPRYRRLVEQLAQRGLLRVICGTDTLGVGINVPIRTVVITALTKFDGEKMRRLSAREFHQIAGRAGRAGFDTEGDVIALAPEHEIENAKASAKAAAKAAGAGGGKKAKPAKKKAPPQGFIAWSEQTLEKLVAAQPEPLVSRMRVTHAMVLGVIGRGEEHEGEALATMRTLVFDSHEPRAAQYAHARTAIEIFRTLRRGGIVEVHEDARGERRLRLTVELQANFALNQPLSPFALAAIELLDPESVDYALDVISIIEATLENPRAILRAQEHRARGEAVAAMKAEGIEYDERMERLEEVTHPQPLKGLLDEAFHEYAREVPWARDYELRPKSVVRDMIERAFGFRDLVSFYQLGRAEGTVLRYLSDAYRAIERTVPEHSKTPELEELIDWLGELVRQVDSSLIDEWEELAHPDPEAHRRARELLGLGGEGEVAAPPTRSVLTNQRAFLVMLRNALFRRVQAAAFERYDELAELDGQHAAALGGATASGFGEQRWRDALAGYFTEYDEIRIDADARAPGLLEIDRGAEAVAAGVWRFRQVLLDPQGDRDWGIEGAVDLAASEAEGEPVVRVERVGPLS from the coding sequence ATGAATCTGGGATCGATCCTCGACGCCGGCTCCTTCGACGAGGCCGACGAGGCGTTCGCCGCCTTCGAGGAGTGGGCGTGGGAGGATCGCGGCCTGCGGCTCTACCCCGCGCAGGAGGAGGCGATCCTCGGTATCGCCCTCGGCAGCAACGTGATCCTGGCCACGCCGACGGGCACGGGCAAGTCGCTCGTGGCGATGGGCGCGCACTTCATCGCGCTCGCCGAGGGGCGCCGCACGGTCTACACCGCCCCGATCAAGGCGCTCGTCAGCGAGAAGTTCTTCGATCTGGTCGAGGTGTTCGGGGCCGAGAACGTCGGCATGGTGACCGGCGACACCTCGATCAACTCGGAGGCCCCGATCCTCTGCTGCACCGCTGAGATCCTCGCGAATCTCGCCATTCGCGATCGCACAGCCGGCGGCGTGACGCAGGTGGTGATGGACGAGTTCCACTTCTACGCCGAACCCGAGCGCGGCTGGGCGTGGCAGGTGCCGCTGCTGCTGATGCACGAGGCTCAGTTCCTGCTGATGTCGGCCACGCTGGGCGACGTGACGGAGCTCGCCGCAGATCTCACGCGGCGCACGGGGCGCGACACCGCGCTCGTCACGGGCGTCGAACGGCCGGTCCCGCTCAGCTTCGCCTACCGCGTCGCGCCGGTGCACGAGGTGGTCGAACAGCTGGTCGAGGATCGGGAGACGCCCGCCTATCTCGTGCACTTCAACCAGTCCCACGCGGTCGAACAGGCGCAGGCGCTCGCGAGCATCCGCATCGTCGACCGAGCCGGGCGCGACGAGATCGCCGAGGCGATCGGCGGCTTCCGATTCTCCACCGGCTTCGGCACCACCCTCTCCCGGCTCGTGCGCGGCGGCATCGGGGTGCATCACGCGGGCATGCTCCCGCGGTACCGCCGACTGGTGGAGCAGCTCGCCCAGCGCGGCCTGCTGCGCGTCATCTGCGGCACGGACACGCTCGGCGTCGGCATCAATGTGCCCATCCGCACCGTCGTCATCACCGCGCTCACGAAGTTCGACGGCGAGAAGATGCGGCGGCTCTCGGCACGAGAGTTTCACCAGATCGCCGGCCGTGCCGGTCGTGCCGGGTTCGACACCGAGGGCGACGTGATCGCCCTGGCCCCGGAGCACGAGATCGAGAACGCCAAGGCCTCCGCGAAGGCCGCTGCCAAGGCGGCAGGGGCTGGGGGCGGCAAGAAGGCGAAGCCGGCCAAGAAGAAGGCGCCGCCCCAGGGCTTCATCGCCTGGAGCGAGCAGACGCTCGAGAAGCTCGTCGCCGCTCAGCCAGAGCCCCTGGTCAGCCGCATGCGCGTCACGCACGCGATGGTGCTCGGTGTGATCGGACGGGGCGAGGAGCACGAGGGCGAGGCGCTGGCCACCATGCGCACCCTCGTGTTCGACAGCCACGAACCGCGTGCCGCCCAGTACGCGCACGCCCGCACGGCCATCGAGATCTTCCGCACGCTGCGCCGCGGCGGCATCGTCGAGGTGCACGAGGACGCGCGCGGGGAGCGCCGGCTGCGCCTCACCGTCGAACTGCAGGCGAACTTCGCGCTCAACCAGCCGCTCTCGCCCTTCGCGCTCGCGGCGATCGAGCTGCTCGATCCCGAATCCGTCGACTACGCCCTCGACGTCATCTCCATCATCGAGGCGACGCTCGAGAACCCGCGTGCGATCTTGCGCGCCCAGGAACACCGTGCGCGCGGAGAAGCGGTTGCCGCGATGAAGGCCGAGGGCATCGAGTACGACGAGCGCATGGAGCGCCTCGAAGAGGTGACCCACCCTCAGCCCCTGAAGGGGCTGCTCGACGAAGCGTTCCACGAGTACGCCCGCGAGGTGCCGTGGGCGCGCGACTACGAGCTGCGACCCAAGTCGGTGGTGCGCGACATGATCGAGCGCGCATTCGGCTTCCGCGACCTCGTCTCGTTCTACCAGCTCGGTCGTGCCGAGGGTACGGTGCTGCGCTACCTCAGCGATGCCTATCGCGCCATCGAGCGCACCGTGCCCGAGCACTCGAAGACCCCGGAGCTCGAGGAGCTCATCGACTGGCTCGGCGAACTGGTGCGGCAGGTCGACTCGAGCCTCATCGACGAGTGGGAAGAACTCGCGCACCCGGATCCCGAGGCGCATCGGCGAGCGCGAGAGCTGCTCGGGCTCGGCGGGGAGGGCGAGGTCGCCGCGCCGCCGACGCGATCCGTGCTCACCAATCAGCGCGCATTCCTGGTGATGCTGCGCAACGCGCTCTTCCGAAGGGTGCAGGCCGCTGCGTTCGAGCGCTACGACGAACTGGCCGAGCTCGACGGCCAGCACGCCGCGGCGCTCGGAGGGGCGACCGCATCCGGATTCGGGGAGCAGCGGTGGCGCGACGCGCTCGCCGGCTACTTCACCGAGTACGACGAGATCCGCATCGACGCCGACGCGCGTGCGCCGGGCCTGCTCGAGATCGACCGCGGCGCCGAGGCGGTCGCGGCAGGAGTGTGGCGCTTCCGTCAGGTGCTGCTCGATCCGCAGGGGGATCGGGACTGGGGGATCGAGGGCGCGGTCGACCTCGCGGCCTCCGAGGCCGAGGGCGAGCCCGTCGTGCGCGTGGAGCGGGTCGGCCCGCTGTCGTGA